Genomic DNA from Candidatus Binataceae bacterium:
TAGATGAACCGGCTTAATATTTTTGCAGCGATCGTGTTTTCCGCAGCCTTGTTGATCGCGTCCTACTCCGGAGCGCAAAGCATCAATTCAAATTCCCAGGTTCAATCGCCGCCGCAGGGTCAAGAGCTGAATCAACCGGCGCCGCAAGGCGAAGAGAACGACTCCACGCTGGAACTGGCTCCACAGCCTGGGGCGCAAAAGCCGGGGGTCGAGGAAATTCCGGGTCCCCGCAGCTTTCATCCGAACAGCGATACCTCGTCGCTAAACCCCAATTTCAATCCCAACACTGAGAACGGCGATTCGTCACGCCTTTCCCGTCACGGACGCCCCTACCTTGGCGTCGAAGTCCAGTGGGCGAGCGAGTGCTTCAAGGGCGCCGAAGAGTATGGGCTAAAAGTAACCAAGGTAGATCCGCAAAGCCCCGCGGCAGTAGCCGGGCTCCAGGCGGGACATGAAATCAGTCCGGCGGGCGCCGCGGCGATAACCCTCACTGGATTGATCCCGTTGGCAACCCCTCTCCTGGGCCATTTCCTCAACAAGCCGGGGGCCATAGGGAACGACGGCGACCTTATCATCGCGGTGGACGATCAACGGATTCGCAATCAGCAGGACCTTGACGACAAAATGGCTCAGCTCAAGCCTGGCGATACGCTCTATATGACCGTGATCCGGCCGAACGGAGATGGCAGCCATAAGACCCTTAAGATCGCCGTGCGTGTGGGCGAATGGGGCCAGCCAGTCGCGAACGCAGATCCTGCATCGAACGGCGCCGCACCGCAGTAGAGAGTCCGCGCAGCATACAATCGGGCAGTCAACTCTCGCCAAGCTGCGCGGGAGTCTGCTTTTACTCAGTCAGCGGGGTCAGAAGGTTTGGGCGGGCTCTTCCGCGCACCCTGCGCAGAGCTGTGTCGTTAAACACAAGGGAAACCAGACCACCTGGACTCCCCTCGTAATGAGAGTGGTGCCTAACTTCGACACAAACTCGCTCACGGAGTCTAAAACGGCCAAGTGGCCTCACCGCGAATGCTTCAGACCTATGAGGTAGCCCCGATGCTGACGACCGCCAAAGAGTTCTTGCAGCAGGTGTTTCGCGATTTCTCGCAAGACGAATGCCCATCGATGGCCGCGGCTCTTGCATATGCCACGCTGTTCGCGCTGCCTTCCCTGTTGCTGATCGTGATTTTCATAGCTGGACTTGTTCTTGGTCCAAAGGCTGCGAACGGCGAGATCGAGAAAAGCTTAAGCGGTGCGATGGGTCCTCAGGCGGCGGCGCAAATCCAGACGATGGTCAGCAGCCTGGCTCAGAACCGAACCGGGGGGATCATCGCAACGGTCCTCGGATTGGTCGGTCTGATAGTTTCAGCAACGGGAGTGCTGATACAGCTTCAGCAATGCCTCAACAAAGCCTGGAAGGTAAAGGTGGTCGGTTCCGGTCTGCGATACTTTGCGATGCAACGTATGCGCTCCGGACTTCTGCTCGTGGGCGCCGGGATACTGGCGATCGTTTCGCTAGCAGCGAGTTCCGCGATTGCGGTGCTGACCAGGGAGCTACCGTTTCCAGGCGCCACTCACGCCGGCGAGATGCTGACCTCCATGGCGATGTTTGCGATCATGTTCGCCGCCATCCTCAAGGTGATGCCAGACGTCCAACTGCGGTGGAGTGATGTGTGGGTGGGAGGACTGTTCATCGCGCTGCTCTTCGTGATCGGGAAATTCTTGATCGCGATTTACATGGCGCACGCTGGGAAGGCCAGCGCGTATGGTGCCGCGGGGTCGCTCGCGCTGATTCTGATGTGGACCTACTATTCCGCGCTTATCTTTCTGCTCGGCGTCGAGTTGACCCAGGTCTGGGTACGCCGCGGCGGCCGCGAGGTCCCACCAAAACTCGGCGCGGTTCGCACGGCGTCGGCCTGAACAAGCACCGGCTTCTGAAAGAAACCTTGGTCCGTTGAGCTGCTCGACGAACGCGCCATATCGCTTCGCCTAATCCGCTTAACAACCGGCACAGATCTCCATTGTGCAGCAAGAATCGCCTCTCCGGTACGGCTCGCGCGAGCGGTTCGCAAGCGCCAAAGCTTCTTACCAACCGCAGTACCGAAATGAGCTTTCCTTCAACTCGCGATTGATTCTTTGCTAGTGTTCCAGCGTCGACCGCCCATCACGCGCTCCTTCGCGCGCAGTGGGAAGGCCGTGGTGCGTTTGCCGAGTTAGAAATCGTGTACAGGAGCATTAAAGAGGCAGCCAGCGAGCTTGATGCGCGGATCCGTGCGGGGCGCGACCGTCGTTTCCCGGTAATGGGCCTCAAGGGTGCAGCCGGAGCTTTGATGCTGCGCGAGACCGTGCTCAGGCTTGAACGGCCGCTGGTCGCGATTGCGCCGCGTGCGAATGAGGCCGAGGCGCTGGCTCACGAGCTCAAGTATTTCTTGGGCCAGTCAGAGGACTCTGATGCCGGGTCGAACCGCATCCATCATCTGCCGGCCTGGGAGATTAGACCGTTTGCGCACGTCTCGCCGCCGTCCGACATCCAGGGAGCGCAGGTCGCCGCCCTTTATTCGATGCTCCGCCAGCCCGCGCCGGTTGTGATCTCCTCGGTCGAGGCGCTGATGATGCGCACCATTCCGCGCGCGATTCTGAACGATTCGATAGTTCGGGTGTCGGTCGGCGATCGGCTTGATCTCGAGACTCTGATCGATGCGCTCACGACCGCCGGCTATCAACGGATCCCGCAAGCCGAGGAACCCGGAGACTTCAGCGTGCGCGGCGGAATCGTCGACGTATTCTCTCCCCTGCTCAGCGCACCGGTGCGGATCGAAATGGAGGACGACCGGGTGACGTCAATCCGTCGCTTTGAACCAGCCTCTCAGCGTTCCGCCGGCGCGATCCAGGAAGCAGCAATCGTGCGTACCCGGTTTGTCGCCTCGTCGTCTTTAAGGGTTACTCGCGTCGGTGCGGCCGTCGCAGTACGCGCGGCCGACCTGGGGATGGTTCGCAAGGAGGTCGCGGAACTGGAAGAGACATTGGCGAACGGATTGCTCTTTCCAGGGGTGGAACTGCTGATGCCGTACCTGTTCCAGGCGCCGCTGGAACCGATCTTCAACTACGTTCCAGACGACGCGATTTGGTGGCTGCTCGATCCGGGACGGCTCGTCGCAGAAGCGCAGAAGTATAGCGAGAAAATTGCAGCCGAAGCTGCCGCCTCCGCCGAAAAGCATTCATTCCATCCGGATCCGGCGTCCTTGTATGTGGGCGCCGACGAATTCGAGAACGCGCTGGCCAACCAGGTGGCCGTGGAAGTCGGATCGCTCATCACCGTGAGCGCGCCCCGGGAGGGGTGGGCCGAGCCAGTTGAGGTACGGTCGCAAGCGAGCCTGCGGCTCTCGTCGTCGGAGCTGTCCGGCGCCCGTGCGGTGCCGAGTTTCGAACCGCTCGCCGACCAGCTTAAGGAAGTGCAGCGGCAGCAGGGCAGGGCCCTGATGATCGTCGAGGGACCCCATCAGGTGGCGCGCCTCAAGCGGCACCTGGAGGCGTACGATCTCGAAATCAACACCGAGTGCAGAAGTTTTGCCCAATTGCTCGAGTGGCCGGATTTCAGGCCGGCGATCATGGAGGGGGAGATTTCGGCCGGGGTGGCACTGGAGGCCGACGGAATCTATCTATACAGCGAAGAGGAATTGTTCGGAGAGCCCCGGGTCCGCCGCCGCACGCGTCCGACCGCGAAGGGCGCTATTCTGGATCTGGAAGAACTCAAGCCCGAAGACCTGGTCGTGCACATCGACCACGGCATCGGACGCTTTCGTGGCCTCAAGCACCTGCGAGTCGCGGACATCGAGGGCGACTTTCTCAATCTGGAGTATGCCGCGAACGACACGATGTACGTACCGGTCGAGCGCATCAACCTCGTGCAGCGGTATATCGGCGGCGATGGTGAAGCACCCAAGCTGGATCGGCTGGGAAGCGGTTCGTGGGACAAGGTAAAGCAACGGACGCGCAAGGCGGTGCTGGCAATGGCCTCGGAACTGCTGGAGGTCTATGCGGCGCGTGAAGTGCTAGAGGCAAGTCCCTTCACCATTCCCGGCGAATACCAGGAGTTCGTCGACCGCTTCGAATTCGAGGAGACTGCCGATCAGCAGTCCGCGATTGACGATGTGGTCCACGACCTGACTCGGACTAAGCCGATGGACCGGCTCATTTGCGGCGATGCGGGTTTCGGCAAGACTGAGGTCGCGCTGCGCGCCGCGTTTATCGCCGCGATGGATGCACGGCAGATCGCGGTGCTGGTGCCGACCACGGTGCTCGCGGAGCAGCACTTGAACACCTTTCGCAAGCGCTTTGTCGAGTATCCGTTGCGGATCGAGATGGTGTCGCGTTTCCGCAGCCCCAAAGAAAATCGCCAGGTGGTCGAAGACCTTGCTGCCGGCAAAGTGGACATTGTGATTGGGACGCATCGCCTGCTGCAGGAGGGGGTGAATTTTCCGCGGCTGGGGTTGCTCATCATCGACGAAGAGCATCGCTTCGGAGTGGTGGACAAGGAACGCATTAAGAAACTGCGCAAGCTGGTTGCTGTGCTGACGCTGACCGCGACGCCGATACCCCGGACGCTGCACATGGCGATGCTCGGGATGCGCGATCTTTCCGTCATCCAGACCGCGCCGCCCGACCGTCAGCAGATACGAACCTTCGTTGCGCACTTTGATGACGCCCTGATTCGCGAAGTGGTGTTGCGCGAATTAAACCGGCGCGGACAGGTCTTCTTCGTGCACAATAGGGTGGAAAATATCGACTATATTGCGCGCCATCTGCGGACCCTGATCCCGGAGGCGAAAATCGCGGTGGCACACGGACAGATGAAGGAGCGCCAGCTCGAAGACGTGATGCGCGAATTCGTCGACAACCGGGTAAACCTGCTGGTCTGTTCGGCGATAATCGAGTCCGGCCTGGACATTCCGAACGCCAATACGATGATCGTCAATCGCGCCGATCATTTCGGGCTGGCGCAGCTTTACCAGTTGCGCGGACGCGTCGGCCGCTCGCGCCAGAAGGCCTACGCCTATCTCCTCATTCCGGGCGAACACATCATCACTCGCGATGCCAAGCGGCGCATCGATGCGCTCCGCGAGCTCGTCGAGGCGGAGGCTGGCAGCGGCTTCAAGCTGGCGATGGCCGATCTTGAGCATCGGGGCGCTGGCAATTTGCTAGGACGCGAACAATCGGGCGAGATCGCGGCGGTGGGGTTCGAGCTGTACACCGAGATGATGGAGCAGGCGATTGCCCAGTTGCGCGGGGAAGAGCGGCGGCCCGACTTCGAACCGGAACTGAAACTGGGCATTCCCGCGTACATCCCCGATGCGTATGTCCCGGACGAGAACGAGCGGCTGGTGCTCTATCGACGATTTGGCCGTGCCAATACCGAGCAGGATTTGTTCGACCTCCGCGACGAGATCCGCGATCGTTTCGGTCCGGTCCCGACGCTGGTTGAAAACCTGGTGGCGGCCATGAATCTGCGCCGCCGCATGAAGGAGCAGATGATCCTGACTGCGATCGTCAAGGGCACGCAGCTTGAGGTCAGGTTTCATCCCGATGCCCCGGTCGAACCCGCGAAACTTGTCGCCCTGGCCAAGGAAAACCGGCGCACCATGAAATTAACGCCCTCGTACCAGGTTATCGCGAGGATTGAAGCAGGCGAGTACCCGCAGGTATTTGCCCAGGTCGACGGTATCTTGCAGGCCTTGGCCACCTGTGAAAAGTTGGAGCATCCGATGACGAGTGTGGCGAGTCCTATAATTAACTAGCGCCGTTCCGGTCTGGGGCGAGTGCCGTTTGAACCATGCAGCAGTTTCGCGTTTTCGGTTTAGGAAATCCGCCTGCCGTTGATTGAGCAGTGTCCGACGGTATGGCGAAGCCCGCAAGCAAAAGCCCAAAAACGATGCGCGCGATTCCCCTCCTTGGAGCCGCATCCGTGGCCGCGATCCTCCTGTCACAGGTAGCCGGATGCTCTGCGCTATCCTCGCTCCAGGGCAAGAGCAAGCCGGCGGCTCAGGCGAGCGTGGCGGCCCAGTCCAGCCCGGCGACCCAGTCCAGCCCGGCGACCCAGTCCAGCCCCGCCAGCGCGGCGAGTCCCTCGACGCAGGCCACCCCGGCGGCCCTGGCAACCGAGGCGGCGATTCCACCAGATGCACTCATCGCTCAGCCGCCACGCCCACAGGGACCTCACCAAACCGTGGCGCATATCGTGGCGAGCGTCGACGGGGAACCGATCACCGCCCGCGACGTCGAGCAATTCAGTACTGCCGTGGGACATCCGGTCAACGCCGAGGACATCGCTGACGATCCAGCAGCGAAGGCCGCACTCAAGGCGCTGATATCGCAGAAACTGTTGGAAAAAGAGATCGACCAATACTCCAGCAAGGTCGACGAGGAGCAGATCGACAACTACATCGAGGTGGTGCGGCGCGATAAGCATATGACTCCCGAACAGTTCAAGGCCGCAGTGGCGCAGAGCGGCATGAGCATGGAGGATTTCCGCAAGCACGCGCGCGAAGAGCTGGAGAAGGAGATGATGATCCGCCAACAAGTTCGCCAGCGTGTCGAGATTCCCAACGCGGACATCCAGGCCTACTACGACGAGCACAAGGCGGATTTTACGGTGGCCAGCGAGAAGTTGAGGGTCGCGCAAATTCTGATCGGGGTCCCGCAAAATGCAACCCCGCAACAGATTGCCGCGCTGCAGGCAAAGGCCGACAAGATTCGCGCTGCGGCGGCGGGGGGAGCGGACTTCGCCGTGCTGGCGAAAAAATATTCCGACGACGAGTCCCGCAACAACGGTGGCGAACTCGGATGGTTCGGACCACAGGACATTCTCGAGCAGATCTACGCAGCAGTGAAAAACCTCAAACCCGGAGACGTCTCGCAGCTGGTCCGCACCAGCCATGGGTTTCATATCCTGAAGCTCGAGGAACATCAGGTTGCCGGCCTGCAGCCGCTCGCCGAGGTCAAGGAGCAAATCCGCAATCAGCTCATCAATCAGCGAGCGAACGTGGAGCTGGAGAACTGGGTCGAGACCGACCTCACCAAGCAGCACGACGTCGAGACGTTCTACTAGACGCATGGCAAACCGCCGAAAGGCGCCGCCCCAGATTGCGATAAGCATGGGCGATCCGGCGGGCGTTGGCGCCGAGGTCATCCTCAAGTCGGCGGCCGTGCTCGCGCGCCGCCGCCGTGCGCCCTCGCTGATCGTAATAGGCGACTTGAAGGTCATGCTCGAGACCGCGCGCTGTCTCAAGCGAGTGCCCACACCCAGGCCATGGACGCCTGCGGCTCCGCCCGTCGGACTCGAACGCGGGCTCAGCGTGCTGGCAGCCAGCGAGCTTCCGCGGCTGGCGCGGCGCCCAGGGCATCCAACCGTCGCGGGTGGGGAGGCATCGTTTCAATACGTTATGCGCGGGGCGCGCATGGCGATGAGTGGAGAGGTCGACGCTTTGGTCACCGCACCCATCAGCAAGCAGGGCTGGCACCGCGCCGGACACGAATACCCCGGGCATTCGGAACTGGTCGCCGAAGTTGGACGGGCGCGGGCGTGGCGCATGATGTTCGCCGGCGCGCAGCTCAAGCTGGTGCTGGTAACCGTGCACATCGGTGTTCGCGAGGTCAGTTCGAAACTGACCCGCGGCACGGTGCTCGAGACAATTCGCCTCCTGCACCACCACCTGCGCGAAGGCGGGAGCAGGTCCCGGCCGCGAATCGGGGTGCTTGGGTTTAATCCACACGCGGGCGAGCAGGGACTCTTCGGCGATGAGGAAATCCGTGCGATCAGCCCCGCGATAAAGGCGGCGCGGCACTCCGGAATCGATGCCTTCGGGCCGCTGGCACCCGACACCGCATTCGTCCGCACCAACGGCCGCTTCAACTTCGATGCGGTGGTGGCAATGTATCACGACCAGGGCTTGATTCCGCTGAAGACTCTGGAGTTTGATCGCGCGGTGAACGTGACGCTGGGTCTGCCATTCATCCGGACCTGCCCGGATCACGGAACCGCATTCGATATTGCGGGCCTCGGGCGCGCCAATCCGGCTAGCATGATAGCGGCCATCGAGTACGCGTCGCGGGCGGTAGACTCGCGCGCCGCTCAGCGGGCAGCATAGTGGGTCATGGCGGACAAGATCGTCATCAAGGGCGCCCGCGAGCACAATCTCAAGGATATCGACCTGGAGATTCCGCGCGACCGTCTGGTGGTGATCACGGGTCTCAGCGGCTCGGGCAAGTCCTCGCTCGCGTTTGACACGATTTACGCCGAAGGGCAGCGGCGCTATGTCGAGTCGCTGTCCGCGTACGCACGCCAGTTCCTCGAGCAGATGGAGAAGCCCGACGTCGACTCGATCGAGGGGCTCTCGCCGGCCATCTCGATCGAGCAGAAGACCACCTCGCACAACCCGCGTTCGACCGTCGGCACCATCACCGAGATCTACGACTACCTGCGGTTGCTGTTCGCCAGGGTGGGGCATGCATTCTGCTACAACTGCGGACGGGAAATCACCCAGCAGAGCGTGCAGCAGATCGGAGATCGCATCATGTCGTGGCCCGAGGGTTCGCGCCTCCACGTGCTTGCACCCATCGTACGCGACCGCAAGGGCGAGTATCGCAAGGAACTGGCGGATCTGCGCCGAGCCGGCTTCGTACGCGCGAAAATCGACGGCAAGCTCTACGAGTTGGGCGAGGAGCCGGTCCTTAACAAGAACCAGCGCCATACTATTGAAGTGCTGGTCGATCGGCTGGCGATTCGCCCGGGCATCGAAAAACGGCTCAGTGACTCGCTCGAAGTCGCGTTCAAGTACGGCCAGGACCTGCTCAAGATCGAGCGGCTCGATGAGAAGAAGGGAGACGAGGCAATTTACTTCAGCCAGCGCTTTGCCTGCGTCGAGTGCGGCATTTCCTACCCTGAGATTACGCCGCGAATGTTCTCGTTCAACAGCCCGCACGGCGCTTGCACCGAGTGCTCGGGCATCGGCTCGATCATGTATTTCGATCCGGAGCTGGTCGTGCAAGACGAAGACCTGAGCATCTCGGACGGCGCCATCGCGCCATGGGCGACCATCAACTACATGCAGCCGGTTCTCGACGGCATCGCGGCGCACTACAAGTTCAGTCTCGACCAGCCCTGGAAGACGATTCCCGCGAAGGTGCGCAAGGCGATTCTGAGCGGCTCGGGCGAAGAGGAAATCGAGTTCGCGTACCAGCGCGGACACCATCGCGCCGAGTACGCGAAAACCTTCGAAGGCGTGCTGCAGTGGCTCGATCGGCGCTACAAGGAGACCGAGTCCGAAGGGGTGCGCGAGTGGCTCGAAGCGTACATGAACATGCGGCCGTGCCCCTCGTGTGCCGGCGCACGCCTCAAGAAGGAGAGTCTCTTCGTCCGATTCAACGCGAAATCGATCTCTGAAGTGACCGCGATGTCGATAAAGCAAGCGCTGCAGTTCTTTGCGGCGCCGAAACTGAGCGCGCAGGAAACCGAAATTGGAAGACTGATCTTAAAGGAAATCCGCGAGCGGCTTAATTTTCTTGCCGATGTTGGGTTGGACTACCTGACCCTCGAGCGCACCGCCGGCACGCTGTCAGGCGGTGAGGGGCAGCGTATTCGCCTGGCCACGCAGATCGGGTCCAGCCTGGTCGGTGTTCTCTACATCCTCGACGAGCCGTCCATCGGGCTTCATCAAAGAGACAACCAGCGGTTGCTCGCGACGCTGAAACGCCTGAGAGATTTGGGCAATACGGTCCTGGTGGTAGAGCACGATCGCGAGACCATGCTCGAAGCGGATCATATCGTCGACATGGGACCGGGTGCCGGGGCGCAAGGCGGCTACCTGGTTGCGCAGGGCACGCCCGCGCAAATCATGAAGAACTCGGCTTCGCTGACCGGCAAATATCTTTCCGGCGAAATGGAGCTCGAAATTCCCGCGCGCCGACGTCAAATGCCGGGCCGCTGGCTGACCGTCAAGGGTGCGCGGGCAAATAATCTGCGCGACTTGACCGTGCAGTTTCCGCTCGGCGTCTTCACCTGCATTACCGGGGTGTCGGGGTCCGGCAAATCAACCCTGGTTCTCGACACCGTCTATCGCGCGCTGGCGCAGAAGCTTAATCGATCGCGCGAGCACGCAGGGGCCTACAAGAGCATGGATGGAGTCGAGCACCTCGACAAGGTGATCCATGTCGACCAGAGCCCGATCGGGCGGACCCCGCGATCGAATCCCGCGACCTATACGGGCCTGTTCACGCACATTCGTGAGCTGTTCGCGCAACTGCCCGACGCGCGCATGCGCGGTTATGGTCCCGGACGGTTTTCCTTCAACGTGAAGGGCGGAAGATGCGAGGCCTGCGAGGGCGACGGCATCATCCGCATCGAGATGCATTTTCTGCCCGACGTTTATGTGACCTGCGAGGTCTGCGGCGGTCGGCGCTACAATCGCGACACGCTCGAGATTCAGTACAAGGGACGCAACATCGCGGATGTTCTCAATATGACCGTGGCGGAGGCAGTCGAGTTCATGGGTTCGGTCCCGCCGATTCGGCAGAAGCTGGAGACGCTGCGCGACGTGGGCCTCGACTACATCCATCTCGGGCAGTCGGCCACCACCCTCTCGGGCGGCGAAGCGCAGCGAATCAAATTGGCCAAGGAACTTTCGCGGCGTGCCACGGGCAGGACTCTTTACATCTTGGACGAGCCAACCACCGGGCTGCACTTCGATGATATCAAGCGGCTGCTGGCGGTGCTCGGACGGCTGGCCGATTCCGGCAACACGATCGTCGTCATCGAGCACAATCTCGATGTGATCAAAACCGCGGACTACGTGATTGACTTGGGTCCCGAAGGGGGCGACCGCGGCGGCACCCTGGTCGCCAAGGGCACGCCGGAGGAAGTCGCCGCGGCGACTGCCTCTTACACCGGTCAATTTCTACGCGAAGTCCTGCGTCAGCGCGCGGCCGCATAACCGATCCACGGCGAGCGCGGGGACTCCAATGAGGCAAGTCGGGCTGGTGGCGCTGACCGCCCTGGTGGGGTTGCTTTCGGGGTGCAGCAGCGGCGTTCAGCTCAATTCCACGCCGCTGGACCCAGCTCCAAAGACCGCGCGGATTCAGGACCTCTCGATGGCCATCGCGCGTTCGCCACGCGATCCGAAGTTCTACGTGGAACGGGCGCAGGCATATGAGGCCAACGGCCAGTACAAGACCGCGCTGGCCGATCTCGGCGAAGCCATGACGCTGCGCCCCGACAGCGCGAAGTATAGATATCTGCGCGGCATCGCCTATGCCTATGCGGGCGACGAACAGGCAGCCAAGCAGGACTTTGCGCGCGCCGAGGCGATGGAGCCCGATTCTGCGGAAAGCTACAACGCTCGCGCGTGGCTGATGGCGACTGCGCCGGATCCACAGATGCGTGATGGAAAAAAGGCCGTCGAGTCTGCGACCCGGGCCTGCGAAATGACCAATTGGAACGATCCCGACATGCTCGGAACGCTGGCCGCAGCCTACGCGGAGACCGGTGACTTCGCAGACGCGATCAAGTGGCAACGGAAAGCGTTGGACCTCACCTCACCTACGCTGTTGGTGACTCTCAACGAACGGCAGGCACGGCTCGCCCTCTACCAGAACCATCGTCCATGGCGTCCCGCTCCCCCGAATCATCCGCTGACTCCGTCATAAACGATGTGACCATCGGCGATTCGGGCGAACGGCGTCATGTCGTGTTGGCGCAATTTGCCATCGGGCATGATGTGATCGACCTGCCATCCGCGTAGCACCAGATAGTCGGAGACGATTCTCCGGTGGCATCGCCACCACAATCCTTCCGAACACATGTAGGCGGTGCGCGTGGCCCGGGCCGTGGGGGCGGTGAGTTCCTCGAGACCGGCGGCGAATTCTGTAGATTCGGTGTAGTCGGCGTACGAACGAAAGGCCGGATGGGTCCACCCGGTGTGCGGCGAATCTTCCCGCCGGCCGTGCCGCCTTCCGCCGAGCCGTTTCAGCCATTGATATTGAATGCCCGCCCGCAGGAGTGATTGAGAAAGCTCTGCCTGATTGAACTGAGGCCATTTGCGAGAGGAGGGGAAGGATCGCACGTCTGCGACCAGCACGATCTGGTGTTCACCGAGCAGCCCGAGGAAACGCTCGATCGGATGGGTCGAGTGACCGACGGTGAAGATGCGCAGCGGCGATTGGTTCACTCGGGAGCTTATCTCACAGGATCGTCGTTGGGGTTCCGGAAACGGACGAGCCACCCGCCGCACCAATTCCGCGCCGGGAAAAAAGGATACTGAGCGGGCCGCAGTGCCACTCGGACCCGAAGCTTCGGACGGCGCTTAGCGCCTACTTGCCGCCGCCGGCTCCCGCGGCGGTCTGGTTCAGCATCGCGGTGTTGATCGCCGCGTCATGCTGGTTCGCCACCACCACCAGCAGAGCATCGTCGGGGTGCAGATATTTGCGCGCCACCTCGAGCACATCCTGTTTGGTAACCGACTCAATCAGCTTGGGGTAGTGCTCGGCGTAATCGAGCCCCAGGCCGTACAGCTCCACCTGCAGCATGAATCCCGCGATCTGTTCCTGGCGATCGATCTTTAGAGGAAAGCTCCCGACCAGGAATTTGCGCGCATTATCCAGCTCCGCGTCGGAAACCGGGCTCTCCTGCATTTGCCGCATCTGCTGCAACACCATCTTGATCGCCTCGTTGGCACTCTGGTTTTTGGTCTGCAGCACCACCGCGAACGGCCCTGGAAATTTGCGCGCATCGAAAATGCTGGATACATGGTAGGCGAGGCCCGCCTTGCTCCGGACGGTTTTCATGAGGCGCGAGGCGAACACCCCACCCCCGAGAATGTAATTCATTACTTGAATTTTGTAGTAGTCGGGGTTCGAGCGAGCGATCCCGACGAACCCGAGCATCACGTTTGCCTGCTGGACGTTGCGGTCGATGAGCTTGATGTCGAGCCCCGGGGCTAGCGCGGAGACAGTGGGTTGCGGCTGGGCCTCAACCGCGCCGCCGGGCCCCGGCAGACTCTTCTCAAGCAAAGCTTTAACTTCGTTTGCGTCGACGTCCCCCGCGACCCCGATAACCGCGCTCCCGAGCTTGTAATAGTCACGGTAAAAATTGCGCACGTCGTCGCCATTCAGCTTGGCAACCGAGTCGGACGTCCCGGTCGTCGGATAGCCATAGGGCGTGTCGCCGAACAGACTCTTTGCGAACGCAACCGCGGCGATGTAGCCGGGCTCTTCTTCGGCGGCTTTGATTCCCGCGACCTGCTCGGCGCGTTTGCGATCTATGTCGGCATCACGAAGTCCGGGGCTGGATAGGATTGCGGCCAGCAGTCCGAGGGTGTCCTTTTCGTACTTCTTCAGTGCCGTGAACCCGGCGGTGGCATAGTCGTGCTCGGCGTCCACGAACAGCGAGCTGCCCATGAAATCGACCTTCTCATCGAAGGCCGTAGCGCTTAGCTCCCGCGTTCCCTGGTTCACGCATCGCGCGGTAAGCATGGCAAGCCCGGCTTTGCCCGAGGGATC
This window encodes:
- a CDS encoding PDZ domain-containing protein; this translates as MNRLNIFAAIVFSAALLIASYSGAQSINSNSQVQSPPQGQELNQPAPQGEENDSTLELAPQPGAQKPGVEEIPGPRSFHPNSDTSSLNPNFNPNTENGDSSRLSRHGRPYLGVEVQWASECFKGAEEYGLKVTKVDPQSPAAVAGLQAGHEISPAGAAAITLTGLIPLATPLLGHFLNKPGAIGNDGDLIIAVDDQRIRNQQDLDDKMAQLKPGDTLYMTVIRPNGDGSHKTLKIAVRVGEWGQPVANADPASNGAAPQ
- a CDS encoding YihY/virulence factor BrkB family protein yields the protein MLTTAKEFLQQVFRDFSQDECPSMAAALAYATLFALPSLLLIVIFIAGLVLGPKAANGEIEKSLSGAMGPQAAAQIQTMVSSLAQNRTGGIIATVLGLVGLIVSATGVLIQLQQCLNKAWKVKVVGSGLRYFAMQRMRSGLLLVGAGILAIVSLAASSAIAVLTRELPFPGATHAGEMLTSMAMFAIMFAAILKVMPDVQLRWSDVWVGGLFIALLFVIGKFLIAIYMAHAGKASAYGAAGSLALILMWTYYSALIFLLGVELTQVWVRRGGREVPPKLGAVRTASA
- the mfd gene encoding transcription-repair coupling factor, producing MYRSIKEAASELDARIRAGRDRRFPVMGLKGAAGALMLRETVLRLERPLVAIAPRANEAEALAHELKYFLGQSEDSDAGSNRIHHLPAWEIRPFAHVSPPSDIQGAQVAALYSMLRQPAPVVISSVEALMMRTIPRAILNDSIVRVSVGDRLDLETLIDALTTAGYQRIPQAEEPGDFSVRGGIVDVFSPLLSAPVRIEMEDDRVTSIRRFEPASQRSAGAIQEAAIVRTRFVASSSLRVTRVGAAVAVRAADLGMVRKEVAELEETLANGLLFPGVELLMPYLFQAPLEPIFNYVPDDAIWWLLDPGRLVAEAQKYSEKIAAEAAASAEKHSFHPDPASLYVGADEFENALANQVAVEVGSLITVSAPREGWAEPVEVRSQASLRLSSSELSGARAVPSFEPLADQLKEVQRQQGRALMIVEGPHQVARLKRHLEAYDLEINTECRSFAQLLEWPDFRPAIMEGEISAGVALEADGIYLYSEEELFGEPRVRRRTRPTAKGAILDLEELKPEDLVVHIDHGIGRFRGLKHLRVADIEGDFLNLEYAANDTMYVPVERINLVQRYIGGDGEAPKLDRLGSGSWDKVKQRTRKAVLAMASELLEVYAAREVLEASPFTIPGEYQEFVDRFEFEETADQQSAIDDVVHDLTRTKPMDRLICGDAGFGKTEVALRAAFIAAMDARQIAVLVPTTVLAEQHLNTFRKRFVEYPLRIEMVSRFRSPKENRQVVEDLAAGKVDIVIGTHRLLQEGVNFPRLGLLIIDEEHRFGVVDKERIKKLRKLVAVLTLTATPIPRTLHMAMLGMRDLSVIQTAPPDRQQIRTFVAHFDDALIREVVLRELNRRGQVFFVHNRVENIDYIARHLRTLIPEAKIAVAHGQMKERQLEDVMREFVDNRVNLLVCSAIIESGLDIPNANTMIVNRADHFGLAQLYQLRGRVGRSRQKAYAYLLIPGEHIITRDAKRRIDALRELVEAEAGSGFKLAMADLEHRGAGNLLGREQSGEIAAVGFELYTEMMEQAIAQLRGEERRPDFEPELKLGIPAYIPDAYVPDENERLVLYRRFGRANTEQDLFDLRDEIRDRFGPVPTLVENLVAAMNLRRRMKEQMILTAIVKGTQLEVRFHPDAPVEPAKLVALAKENRRTMKLTPSYQVIARIEAGEYPQVFAQVDGILQALATCEKLEHPMTSVASPIIN
- a CDS encoding peptidylprolyl isomerase yields the protein MAAILLSQVAGCSALSSLQGKSKPAAQASVAAQSSPATQSSPATQSSPASAASPSTQATPAALATEAAIPPDALIAQPPRPQGPHQTVAHIVASVDGEPITARDVEQFSTAVGHPVNAEDIADDPAAKAALKALISQKLLEKEIDQYSSKVDEEQIDNYIEVVRRDKHMTPEQFKAAVAQSGMSMEDFRKHAREELEKEMMIRQQVRQRVEIPNADIQAYYDEHKADFTVASEKLRVAQILIGVPQNATPQQIAALQAKADKIRAAAAGGADFAVLAKKYSDDESRNNGGELGWFGPQDILEQIYAAVKNLKPGDVSQLVRTSHGFHILKLEEHQVAGLQPLAEVKEQIRNQLINQRANVELENWVETDLTKQHDVETFY